The genomic stretch AGCTCGGGGGCGGGTCCCGCGTTCACCCGCCGCCCGCGCTGCATTTCCCCGGGACCTGGCCGGGGAGCAGCCGccggagcccagcccagcccagcccggggccaTGGCGCTCGTCTTCCCCGCCATCCGGgtgctgctcggcctcttcttcCTGCTCACCGGGGCCGTGAAGCTGACGGACCAGATCTCGGCCGAGCTCTACCAGCAGCTGGTGAGTGCGGGGCTcgcagccgcccccccccccggccccggggctcgcagccgccccccccccccgccccagcccccggCCCCGGGGCTCGCAGCGGCTCCGGCCGGGGAATCGGGGCTCGCCTTGCAAAGCCGCCGCGGCTGAGCGCGgcccgggctcgggctcgggctcgggctgggctcggctcggctcggggGCGGGGTGTTGTTTGTTCCAGGTCCTTGCAAGCAGCAGGTCGGGCtcgggctggggccgggagctGGGGCCGAGGGGGTCGCGCGGGGGCGGGAGCGGGGTCGGTTTCGTTTCCCTACCTGGGCGGGAAGCGGGCTCGGCAAGCGGGGCTCGCCCGGCCCTGCAGCCTCCGAGCGGCTCCCCGTGAGTCTAACCCCGGTCCAAAGCGGGGTGGGTGGCGAGCCCCGACCCCTTGACCGCTCCCTGGCTCTCGCTGGGACTCTGGGCAGCCGGGCTGGCAAGTCCTCCCCCCGCAACAAGCGAGGCTCTGGGGGTATTTCCACCTTTCCCATTGGCACCGTGCGTttaaaccccccccaccccactgcacccctgGATTGTGGGGCGGTTCCCCCCCGAGTTGTAAAGAACAGGAGGGCGACTGACCCGGGCAAATGAAAGTGCATCGCAGATGCAGGCCAAGGGCTCTTCCCCAGATTGTTGTTGGTGCTGTGCGTTGTGGGAGAGCTCAAGTCATGGGGCAGCACCCCGGGGTGCGAGGGGCTGGAGTAGGATCAGGGCCACAGAGTGAAATAGTTGGCACAGCTTACAAACACGTATCAAAAGAGATCTAAACCTCGCGGCCTAACACTGGGCTCTGGTTACCTTCGCTAGGTACGCATTAAACCCTAGGATGGCAGAACTGGCAGGGACTGGAGAAATTATCTTTGCTTCCagcaagtttgtttgtttgtctaaCAGCATTTTGCCTGTAGTCACTTGCCCTGTTCCCTTGTCCAGTCAGTAAGTTTTCCCCCTGTTGGTTGTGTGGCTTTCTCACagcagcaggggaaagcaaagcaaaaaacaaaagaaaacaaaagacgTATTTGCAAACCCACAACTGGTGGGGGACTCAGGCCAGAGGTGGCATCTGAACGGGCTGTTACTGGCTTCAGGTGGGGTGGTCCAGTGGCGAGGGGTCAGGCGAACTGGGTTCTATTTCTCATCTCTGTCACTGGGGTCGGATTTTCCAAAACATCTCAGCCCCAACCATGTGAACTGGGCACGGCATGGGCATgcagattttcagaggagctctGCGTATGGACTACGTGTTGGATGCTGAGCAATCTGGAAAATCTAGTGCCATCCCTGGCTGCAGGGCAACTGCATTCAGCCCCCCCAGTAGGCACAAGGATGGGTTATAAACCACAGCTTGGGAAGTGCCGGGGCTACGATAAACTGATTCTACGTTACTTTCCACGTAAGGGTTGTTGAGCCTCAACCAGTGCAGTTATCGGGCGAGTAAGCGCTTTCCAGAGTCACTTAGGCACGGACTGTCCAGAGAGCAGCAGGTTGGGTGCTGAGCTTGGAAAATCTGACCCCagatgtgggtgctgagcacttgaaaatgggggggcctgattctgctctcaggtcCACCCGTGTCAATGAAGACTATCTCCATGGAGTTACACTAGTTTTACACCTGTACAGGTGAATGCAGcatctggctcacagcccttaaTATCTGTGGCTAGTAGTGTGGGATTGTTATCGCAATTTTTCAGGAACTGCCAATATCGCTGTGGAGCGCCTTGCTAAGAGGCTTTGCAGAATCTGACAAGAGAAGAAGTAGTTAAATTATCTGCCAATGAACTTTCCCTGATATGACACACACCATAAATGAACTTTGATTTAAGCTGAGGCCAACAGGGAATAGAGGAGCAAAGAGCAGAGGTTTCCAGTTCTCTGTGGCTAAGGGGCAGTTTTTGCCAGCTGGCAATATTATCataagaggagaaaagaaaaggaggacttctgaccccttagagactaaccaatttatttgagcataagctttcgtgagctacagctcacttcataagagGAGAGTTTTAGCACTGGAATGTCACCTAGAGCTGCAGGGAAAGAAACTGTCCATATCtcagcagcaaggcattctctgCCACCTTGAAAAATTCCACCTGTAACCTCACCTGAAGCATTGATGATGATTTATTAGGGTCGCAGTACCTATACTCTCTGGCAGCACTGGTGTTGACTTcttgcataagaacataagaacggccagactgggtcagaccaaaggtccgtccagcccagtgtcctgtctaccgacagtggccaatgccaggtgccccagaggttgatcattacctgttaggttcactccctaaCAGGTAATGTTAGTAATTCTTAGTCCTTATATAGCCCCTTTCATTGAAAAAGCATGTAGCTACCCACGGTGAGAAGTATCATTGGTCCCCTTTTATACACAGGGGAAGTAATTTGCCCAAGTGTCCCACTGATTTAGTGTCAgagctagggagagaacccaggaatcctggctgcCTAAGCCCCCCACTCAATGCATTGTAAGAACCTGTATAATTAAAATGCCCTAGAGTGGTTGTGCGAAGGGTTCTTAACTGCACCCCCCACTCTCACCCCACAGAAGGAACCTCGAGCTAGTCCAAAAGCAGCCTGGAGATGCAGGTTGGAGCCGTGCACCATGGCGTTCCAAGCGCAGGGCTGCTAGGCTGGGACCAGCTTCTTCAGGCACAGAGGGCCCCTGCCCCAGGGTGGAATGTGCTGTTCGATTGAAAGGTCCGGCTGCCTGTTTCACAGCCTGGCTGGGCCCTGAGTGCTTCAGAAAGCCTGGCCGGAGGTGTTGGGGAAAGTGGGATCCTACGGGATGGGAAGGTGCTGGTCAGAGGGTGGGCAGAAGGAGGGATTTCAGGTGGGGTAAGAGTTTACTACACTGCAGGGCAGATTGTTGGtgctttacaaataaataatgtgtCCCTTCTAGGCCTAGGGCCTGGTTTCCAGCAGTGCTGCGCCCGCGTTGCCCCGTCGACTGCCCTTGGGGGCACCTAGTGCTACTGCAGACAGGCCCTTTAATTGGGAGCCACCCAGCTGCCTTTCTATATCTCAAAGCAAGGGGTGCTCTGCTCCTTTCCTAGCCCCCTGTGGGCTCCAGGCTGTAGAAGGGGGCCGCCCAGCTTCTCTCTCCCAAGGACCATGCACTGTGGCTAAGCCTGTGCCGTGGGCCCGAATGCCCTGTCCCTGGGAAGGGAACCGCTGCGGCCCCATACCCGCTGACTGACGCTCCCTTCCCCGTTCCAGAAGTCCCAGTTTGTGCAGTTTGCTGACGTCTTCCCCCTGAAGGAGTTTGGCTACAAGCCAGAGCCGGAGCAGTACCTGCAGGTGGTCGGCTGGATCGAGGTGGTGGCCGGGGTGCTGTTGGCCTTTGGGCCGCAGCTTCTGCAGGAGATCAGCAACTTCGTGCTCACCATTGTCATGATCGGTAGGTGTCGGCCGCTGGGCTCCTAGGTGGAGCTGGCCAGCGGGGCTTGTTACTGAGAGTTCCCCGGCCCGGctaccccctctcctcccctcccaccaggggGTCCTGGCTTTTGTTGCAGGAGCCCCAAAATTGATCTTTTCTCCTCTGCGTTGATGCCACCCCGTcctccagagctcccagcccagcccccagctctccGGGTAAGGGGCTAGGATTCTCTTTGGAGCAGTCTCTGGTGGGCGATACCCTGTGGCTCCccaggggctgggtgcagggtccCCACACTATCCCCAGCCACTGTGGCAACAGCGCCTTGAATGGCAGGCTCTGCCCGCCTGAGCCCTGTTACATGCCTATGCGGTGGCCGAGCCTACGAGTGAGTAACATGACCCGCTGAAAGACACCCAGTGTCCTGAGCCAGAGATAGAAAAGGTCAGTCAGGTCTCTGCTCTCGGCAGGTGGATTGCTTTCTGCGGGAAGTTCCCCAGGGGCTTGGCCTGGTTGCAGGAACTGGGACTTCCAACAATTCCTTCTGCCCTGATATTCAGCCTAGATTTTctgcttcctccacccccaccctccatctCCCTCCTATTCACACCTGTTGGCTAGCTCTCAAGCCTCCCCTGCCTCTTAATGATCACTGTCCAAGCTCAGCCAAACGAGCTCTTTATGTTCCGTCATTTAAAtgcgccaccccccccccccaccagcccctgacGGGTATAAATCCTCGGCAGCCGCCTCCTCCTCTCTCGCACCAAGTCTCCTCAGAGCGTCTCTGGAACGGGTCGGTGTTAATGGGGGTGTTGCAATGAAAGGTGGGCAGCAGTTTGCAGCATGCCAGCAACCTAAGGGTTAAAGGCAAGTGCAAGCACCCTTGCTCGCTGGAAATACAACCGAAGAGGGAAGCTATTCTCCAGGGTGAAAGGCTGCCATGCCCATCTCCCGTCCCTGGCAGGATTCACCTAGCTGGGGGCTGGCTGATAACCATGTGCCCAAATGGCCTGTCAGTTACAGGCCAAAACACCACACTCTGGCAGCTCAAATCACGAAGCTGCACATGTTAAACTGGGGACCTTTGGCTTGCAATGACAGAGCTGACCTCAAGTAACCTGGCCCTGCAAGCTCCTGGGGCTAGCAGGCATGCATCAGGTTCAAATCTAGCATGTTAATAGCATCTCCCTGTCTGCCAGGCCCGGGGCTGTGCAGGTCAGATGGTGCCTCGTCTGTCCCGTCACAGGACGATGGACGTTAGATTCCTCTCGGGCCCCATCTAGCCCAGCCCCGTGGCCAACACTGAGGGCTCCGTGCAGGGGATTTACTGCTgctgttttgaccagctctgtggCAAGGTTAATTGGAAGAGAGAGTGGAAAGCACTTTAGAGTCATGTTTGCATCCCTTTGACCCTGACTCCATGCTGTGTTGCTCACAGGGGTGTGgtctggtgtggggaggggcaaggggggcTTTATGTCCCCTCTGGGGATGCTGGGACCTGATCTGCCCCctccagcataaattagagcatccccagaggctgctctaaatttACCGCCCCATTTGGACAGCTCCACCGCCCCAGAATAacaacccccatcccctcctcagCATgaccctgggggctgcagggtgagccCAGCAGGGCCGTTGTGCAGGCAGCGTCCCACTCAGTGTCTGTCCGTGTCgttccccccgccgccccatgcTGGGGATATTCCCCAGGGGCTGGTTAAACTGGCTGTGCAGCGGCTGAGCTGCCGTTAGGCTGCAGCAGGGCACAGCATGGGTTCTGCCAAGGGGAGCGTTATCTGTGCCGGCAGCGGTTTCCTCGCACTCTCTAGTCTAGCCAAGGACCTTCCCAGAAATGCTGTGGAGGTTTGTGCGGTTGGTGATGGGGCGGGACCTGCTGGCCGCAGGTGTTTGCTGTTGCTGGCTGCCGCCAAGTCCCTGAGCGAGGCCGGGGAGCCACAATGGCAGAGCGGGAGCGAGCCTGGGAACGTGTCCCctttccaccccctgctcccagcatccTTGTCCTTAGGCAGCCGGGGCCGCTTCCCCGAGGTTCTCCAGGGGGAGCTGCGGTGGCTTCCCTCTCATGTTTGTTTGGCGCCCCAGCGGCGCTTGTGCAGAGAACAGTCCAAGCTAGCTGTCGGGCAGCTAATGCCGAGACCCTGAGAGATAAATCTCTGGCAGAGGAACATGAGGTCTGCCCAAACTGGAGCTGGGCCTGGCACCTCAGGGCCTGGTCAGCATCTGTGGAGTTCAAAAATTATCCCCCAAAGAAAACCCTCTGCACCTGAGTCAGGGTGCTGCaccctgcctgagtctgcagagtgCCTGAGACCGTAGCTCCTAGAGGTGTGAATTGCCCCCATCCAGCTCATGAGGTCTGTTGACTCTGAAGTGTAATGACTGCGGTTCAAGGCCAGGGGGCTCCCTTTTGGAGCTGGGTGCTTTGGGCTGCTGGTGAAGGAGTGGCTCTGACCTTTCCTTGGTCCATCCCCTGACTTCCCCAGcgtgttttttt from Eretmochelys imbricata isolate rEreImb1 chromosome 19, rEreImb1.hap1, whole genome shotgun sequence encodes the following:
- the TMEM35B gene encoding transmembrane protein 35B — encoded protein: MALVFPAIRVLLGLFFLLTGAVKLTDQISAELYQQLKSQFVQFADVFPLKEFGYKPEPEQYLQVVGWIEVVAGVLLAFGPQLLQEISNFVLTIVMIGAIYTLLVLKEPFSMCAPATICLGLLLLLNIRGRGGRAKSKFE